The Dromaius novaehollandiae isolate bDroNov1 chromosome 5, bDroNov1.hap1, whole genome shotgun sequence genome window below encodes:
- the GCH1 gene encoding GTP cyclohydrolase 1, translating to MEAARSCNGYAREERPPPSSSSSSSAGAEKPRIVSSSSSSGGGGLGGWRGERPRSEEDNELSLPSLAAAYTTILRSLGEDPERQGLLKTPWRAATAMQFFTKGYQETISDVLNDAIFDEDHDEMVIVKDIDMFSLCEHHLVPFVGKVHIGYLPNKQVLGLSKLARIVEIYSRRLQVQERLTKQIAVAITEALQPAGVGVVIEATHMCMVMRGVQKMNSKTVTSTMLGVFREDPKTREEFLTLIRS from the exons ATGGAGGCGGCGCGGAGCTGTAACGGCTACGCGCGGGAGGAGCGGCCGCcgccttcttcttcctcctcctcctcggcgggCGCGGAGAAGCCGCGCATcgtctcctcttcctcctcctccggcggcggcggcctgggcGGCTGGCGGGGCGAGCGGCCGCGCAGCGAGGAGGACAACGAGCTGAGCCTGCCCAGCCTGGCGGCCGCCTACACCACCATCCTGCGCTCGCTGGGCGAGGACCCCGAGCGGCAGGGGCTGCTCAAGACGCCGTGGCGGGCGGCCACCGCCATGCAGTTCTTCACCAAGGGCTACCAGGAGACCATCTCGG ATGTTCTGAATGACGCCATCTTTGATGAAGATCATGATGAGATGGTAATTGTGAAGGACATAGACATGTTCTCGTTGTGTGAGCATCACCTCGTTCCATTTGTTGGAAAG GTACATATTGGCTATCTTCCAAACAAACAAGTACTCGGGCTCAGCAAGCTTGCTAG gatCGTGGAAATATACAGTAGAAGATTACAAG TCCAGGAACGCCTTACCAAACAAATTGCAGTAGCCATCACAGAAGCCTTACAGCCTGCTGGAGTTGGAGTGGTTATTGAAGCCAC GCATATGTGTATGGTAATGCGTGGGGTACAGAAAATGAACAGTAAAACAGTAACCAGCACAATGTTGGGGGTATTCCGGGAAGATCCAAAGACCCGTGAGGAATTCTTGACTCTCATCAGGAGCTGA